Proteins encoded in a region of the Marinococcus sp. PL1-022 genome:
- a CDS encoding ABC-F family ATP-binding cassette domain-containing protein: protein MILLQCSGVTKSFGAETVLDQIKLEVKEGERVALVGKNGAGKSTLLKILAGESSYDSGSITMPKGTTFGYLEQHTGLNSDKTMWDEMLEVFTHLQKAEAELRRMEAKMSEPGIIDDTSAYEKLMADYDQRQQEFEARGGYRYESDIRTVLAGLGFGSFSLETPVQSLSGGQKTRLALGKLLLSRPDLLILDEPTNHLDMDTLRWLEQYLSSYPGAVLIVSHDRYFLDQIVTKVYEIIHKKARLFYGNYSAFQEKRAELFEQEMQAYEKQQKEIAELEDFVQKNIVRASTTKRAQSRRKKLEKMDKLDKPQRDGKSASLRFEIDRQSGNDVLKAEDLTFRFDDKAPVFEHLNVRAQRGESIALIGPNGTGKSTFLKTIKGDLEPDEGHIQLGSKVDLGYYDQQQAELNSGKTVLQELWDEYPLENEKDIRTVLGQFLFTGEDVLKQVSDLSGGEKARLSLAKMMMQKSNFLLLDEPTNHLDLDSKEVLEDALIDYPGTILFVSHDRYFLNRIATRILEMGDGDVRNYIGDYDYYLFKKEEEREKAALQAEREGPKPEDTGAAKSSFADDKAAKREARKRQRRIEQIEQDIEAKEQLVEEQEAALFEPDVYEYHEKAAGYQSSINELRGELEQLMEEWEELQLEESSS, encoded by the coding sequence ATGATTTTACTTCAATGTTCGGGTGTCACCAAGTCTTTTGGTGCAGAAACCGTACTTGATCAAATAAAACTCGAAGTAAAGGAAGGCGAACGGGTCGCACTGGTCGGCAAAAACGGGGCCGGCAAATCCACCCTCCTGAAAATTCTTGCCGGGGAATCCTCGTATGATTCTGGCTCCATCACGATGCCAAAGGGCACGACGTTCGGGTATCTGGAGCAGCACACCGGCTTAAACAGCGATAAAACCATGTGGGATGAAATGCTCGAGGTTTTTACCCATCTGCAAAAAGCTGAAGCCGAGCTGCGCCGCATGGAAGCAAAAATGTCCGAGCCTGGTATTATTGACGACACCAGCGCCTACGAAAAGCTGATGGCTGACTACGACCAGCGCCAGCAGGAATTCGAAGCCCGTGGCGGCTACCGCTATGAGTCCGACATCCGCACGGTGCTGGCCGGCCTCGGCTTTGGCAGCTTCTCTCTCGAAACGCCGGTACAGTCGCTAAGCGGCGGTCAGAAGACTCGCCTTGCCCTCGGCAAGCTTCTGCTGTCACGGCCCGATCTCCTGATTCTTGACGAGCCGACCAACCATCTCGATATGGATACCCTCCGCTGGCTCGAGCAGTATTTAAGCAGCTATCCGGGTGCCGTCCTGATCGTCTCCCACGACCGGTATTTTCTGGACCAGATTGTGACGAAGGTGTATGAAATCATTCATAAAAAAGCCCGTTTGTTCTACGGCAATTACAGTGCGTTTCAGGAAAAACGGGCCGAGCTGTTTGAACAGGAAATGCAGGCCTATGAAAAGCAGCAGAAGGAAATTGCCGAGCTTGAAGACTTTGTGCAGAAAAATATTGTGCGCGCCTCTACAACCAAACGGGCCCAGAGCCGCCGGAAAAAGCTCGAGAAAATGGACAAGCTCGATAAACCGCAACGGGACGGCAAATCCGCCTCCCTGCGCTTTGAGATTGACCGGCAGAGCGGAAACGATGTACTAAAGGCAGAAGACCTTACCTTCCGTTTTGATGATAAGGCGCCCGTTTTTGAGCATTTAAATGTACGCGCCCAGCGCGGCGAGAGCATTGCGCTGATCGGACCGAACGGAACGGGCAAAAGTACCTTTTTAAAAACGATCAAGGGAGATCTTGAGCCGGATGAAGGGCATATTCAGCTCGGAAGTAAAGTGGATCTTGGCTATTACGATCAGCAGCAGGCGGAGCTGAATTCGGGCAAGACCGTGCTGCAGGAGCTGTGGGACGAATATCCGCTTGAAAACGAAAAGGACATCCGCACGGTGCTCGGCCAGTTTTTATTTACCGGCGAGGACGTGCTGAAGCAGGTGTCTGACTTAAGCGGCGGGGAAAAGGCGCGCCTTTCGCTTGCTAAAATGATGATGCAGAAGTCGAATTTCCTGCTGCTCGATGAGCCGACCAACCACCTTGATCTCGACAGCAAGGAAGTGCTTGAAGACGCCCTGATCGATTACCCGGGAACAATTCTGTTCGTTTCCCACGACCGGTATTTTCTGAACCGGATCGCGACCCGCATTCTCGAAATGGGCGACGGCGACGTCCGCAATTACATCGGGGACTATGATTATTATTTGTTCAAAAAGGAGGAAGAGCGGGAAAAAGCGGCTCTCCAGGCAGAGCGTGAAGGACCGAAGCCTGAAGACACCGGCGCAGCAAAGTCTTCATTTGCAGACGATAAAGCAGCCAAGCGTGAGGCCCGCAAGCGGCAGCGCCGCATTGAACAGATTGAACAGGATATTGAAGCCAAAGAGCAGCTCGTTGAGGAGCAGGAAGCCGCTTTGTTCGAACCTGACGTATACGAATACCATGAAAAGGCCGCCGGCTATCAGTCGTCGATTAACGAACTGAGAGGCGAATTGGAACAGCTGATGGAAGAATGGGAAGAACTGCAGCTCGAAGAATCCAGCTCCTAA
- the tsaD gene encoding tRNA (adenosine(37)-N6)-threonylcarbamoyltransferase complex transferase subunit TsaD, whose protein sequence is MNKREPIDILAVETSCDETAAAVIRNGTGIRSNVVLSQMKSHKRFGGVVPEVASRHHAEAITQVMEQALEEAGSTFSDLSAVAVTEGPGLVGALLVGVNAAKATAYAKGLPLIGVHHIAGHIQATRLEEEWEYPALALVVSGGHTELVLIQEEGEYELLGQTRDDAVGEAYDKVARTLGLPYPGGPELDKLAEKGVPDVPLPVAWLEEGSYDFSFSGLKSAVMNTLHNARQRGEELAPEDVAASFQQSVITVLTEKTACAAEAFGVKQVMVVGGVAANSGLRTAMEEKFKDSGIKLQIPPLHLCTDNAAMIGAAAYINWKKGNFSGMDLNGVPGLPLHT, encoded by the coding sequence ATGAACAAGCGTGAACCAATAGATATTCTGGCTGTGGAAACGAGCTGTGATGAAACAGCTGCTGCAGTGATCAGAAACGGTACGGGGATCCGGTCCAACGTTGTCCTCTCCCAGATGAAAAGTCATAAACGCTTTGGCGGCGTTGTGCCGGAGGTTGCTTCGAGACATCACGCAGAAGCTATCACCCAGGTCATGGAGCAGGCGCTTGAGGAAGCGGGAAGCACGTTTTCCGATTTGTCCGCCGTAGCGGTAACGGAAGGTCCCGGACTTGTCGGTGCCCTTCTTGTCGGCGTAAATGCCGCGAAGGCGACAGCGTACGCGAAGGGGCTGCCGCTGATCGGCGTCCATCATATTGCAGGCCATATTCAGGCGACCCGGCTTGAGGAGGAATGGGAATACCCTGCTCTTGCGCTCGTCGTGTCCGGGGGCCATACCGAGCTGGTGCTTATCCAGGAGGAAGGGGAGTATGAGCTGCTTGGCCAGACAAGAGATGATGCCGTGGGAGAAGCATATGACAAGGTCGCGCGTACTCTCGGCCTGCCGTATCCCGGCGGCCCGGAGCTCGATAAGCTCGCTGAAAAAGGAGTGCCGGACGTGCCGCTGCCCGTTGCCTGGCTCGAGGAGGGCTCGTATGATTTCAGCTTCAGTGGCTTGAAATCTGCTGTTATGAACACGCTCCACAACGCCCGCCAGCGCGGGGAAGAATTAGCTCCGGAGGACGTTGCGGCAAGCTTTCAGCAGAGTGTCATTACCGTGCTGACGGAAAAAACAGCCTGTGCAGCAGAAGCCTTCGGGGTGAAGCAGGTGATGGTAGTCGGGGGCGTGGCAGCGAACAGCGGTCTTCGGACAGCGATGGAAGAGAAATTCAAAGACAGCGGCATCAAGCTGCAGATACCACCGCTGCATTTATGTACCGATAATGCAGCCATGATCGGAGCTGCTGCCTATATCAACTGGAAAAAAGGGAATTTTTCCGGTATGGATTTAAACGGCGTGCCCGGCCTGCCGCTTCATACGTAA
- the rimI gene encoding ribosomal protein S18-alanine N-acetyltransferase: protein MKAEILIRMMSADDIDNVMEVEHNAFSMPWSRRAFENEIYNNQFAHYLVAEVKGRIVGYCGVWIVIDEAHVTNIAVHSRYRGRKIGQELLANLMEVAYTYGARTMTLEVRETNETARNLYDKFGFVPGGVRKNYYMDNNENAIVMWVNMNEQA, encoded by the coding sequence ATGAAAGCAGAAATACTGATCCGTATGATGAGTGCCGACGATATCGACAACGTGATGGAGGTAGAGCATAATGCCTTTTCAATGCCGTGGAGCCGGCGTGCGTTTGAAAATGAAATATACAATAACCAGTTTGCCCATTATCTGGTGGCAGAAGTCAAAGGCAGAATTGTCGGCTACTGCGGGGTATGGATTGTTATTGACGAGGCGCATGTAACCAATATTGCGGTGCATTCACGCTACCGCGGACGGAAAATCGGGCAGGAGCTGCTGGCCAATTTAATGGAAGTTGCCTACACTTACGGAGCCCGGACGATGACGCTTGAAGTGCGTGAAACCAATGAGACCGCCCGGAACCTGTACGATAAATTCGGATTTGTGCCCGGCGGGGTCCGAAAAAATTATTACATGGATAATAATGAAAATGCGATAGTAATGTGGGTGAATATGAATGAACAAGCGTGA
- the tsaB gene encoding tRNA (adenosine(37)-N6)-threonylcarbamoyltransferase complex dimerization subunit type 1 TsaB, with product MKMLAIDTSTHVLGIALADEQKILGEYTTNIKKNHSVRLMPAVESLMKESGLAPDDLDAIAVTTGPGSYTGVRIGVTTAKSMAWALNIPLYPVSTLQVFAQNGLGFPGLVSPLIDARRNQVYTAAFSGSSGENAVARQIKDQIILLPDWLETLEQMEKQILFVGEDTASRQELIQERLGSRAAFADWTAQTIRPAEIIRVARIAGKAMDAHAVVPEYAQLAEAEKNWQKAQSGRSE from the coding sequence ATGAAAATGCTCGCAATTGACACGTCCACGCACGTGCTGGGTATCGCCCTTGCAGATGAACAGAAAATCCTCGGTGAATATACGACCAACATTAAAAAAAATCACTCCGTCCGGCTGATGCCGGCGGTGGAATCACTGATGAAAGAAAGCGGCCTTGCCCCGGACGATCTGGATGCGATAGCAGTAACGACGGGGCCAGGCTCCTACACCGGCGTGCGCATCGGAGTAACGACGGCTAAATCAATGGCCTGGGCCTTAAATATCCCGCTCTATCCTGTATCGACGCTTCAGGTATTTGCCCAAAACGGCCTCGGGTTTCCAGGCCTCGTTTCTCCCCTGATTGATGCACGGAGAAATCAGGTCTATACAGCGGCTTTTTCCGGAAGTTCGGGAGAAAACGCCGTAGCACGCCAGATAAAGGATCAGATCATTCTGCTTCCGGACTGGCTGGAGACGCTCGAACAGATGGAGAAGCAAATTCTGTTTGTCGGTGAAGACACGGCAAGCCGGCAGGAGCTGATCCAGGAACGGCTCGGCAGCCGGGCGGCTTTTGCGGACTGGACGGCCCAGACGATCCGTCCGGCTGAGATCATCCGTGTGGCCCGCATCGCCGGCAAAGCAATGGATGCACACGCGGTGGTGCCGGAATATGCCCAGCTCGCAGAAGCAGAAAAAAATTGGCAGAAAGCCCAAAGCGGGAGATCCGAATGA
- the tsaE gene encoding tRNA (adenosine(37)-N6)-threonylcarbamoyltransferase complex ATPase subunit type 1 TsaE, whose translation MSEWIIGTSSPEETAAWGELLGRYAEADDKIWLLGSLGAGKTHFAKGFARGLGVTTMVNSPSFTIVKEYEGRLPLFHIDLYRLSEEEAEEIGIEEYFEAGGVSLLEWPVRLEEWPEDRLEIDIQYTGETSRELTLTAVGERWKAKMKELQNDENARN comes from the coding sequence ATGTCAGAGTGGATTATCGGCACTTCGTCTCCGGAGGAAACGGCGGCGTGGGGAGAGCTTTTGGGCCGGTATGCGGAGGCAGATGATAAGATATGGCTGCTCGGAAGCCTTGGAGCAGGAAAAACACATTTTGCCAAAGGCTTTGCCAGAGGCCTGGGAGTTACCACAATGGTAAACAGTCCAAGCTTTACGATCGTTAAAGAATACGAAGGCCGGCTGCCTTTGTTTCATATTGACCTTTACCGGCTTTCAGAAGAGGAAGCGGAGGAAATCGGAATTGAAGAATACTTTGAGGCAGGCGGAGTGTCACTTTTAGAATGGCCGGTCCGCCTGGAAGAATGGCCGGAGGATCGTCTGGAAATAGATATTCAGTACACCGGGGAAACGAGCAGGGAATTGACTTTGACGGCCGTTGGCGAGCGGTGGAAGGCAAAGATGAAGGAGTTGCAGAATGATGAAAATGCTCGCAATTGA
- the thiL gene encoding thiamine-phosphate kinase: MPNDEFDWINERKPTQIFQERLEVGIGDDAAVYRPLAQMNEIVCVDTMIEDVHFRKDTMNPFDIGFKALAANISDVAAMGGVPHFYVISIAVTPSWSEEELNELYRGMNELGARYHMDMIGGDTVSSRRDLMVSITVIGAVEEKQQLLRSSAEPGDIVFLTGPVGMSAAGLELLLERTKDAAYSEREKALIAYHQRPVPQVEAGRLLVEYGGRTALNDISDGLASECCEIAEASGVSIELDFSGLPVHEAMEQLEMQTMKKHMFYGGEDFELVGTAPSSVWEELSSKFRKAGLALYAIGKVSAGNGEAFLQENGSRTRLEKSGYNHFRSS, encoded by the coding sequence ATGCCAAACGATGAATTTGACTGGATTAACGAACGCAAACCAACACAAATCTTCCAGGAGCGTCTGGAGGTAGGGATAGGTGATGATGCGGCGGTATACCGGCCGCTTGCGCAGATGAATGAAATTGTCTGTGTGGATACGATGATTGAAGATGTCCATTTCCGCAAAGATACGATGAATCCCTTTGACATCGGCTTTAAAGCACTGGCGGCAAACATTAGCGACGTCGCCGCTATGGGCGGTGTGCCACATTTTTATGTGATATCGATTGCGGTAACGCCCAGCTGGTCCGAAGAGGAATTAAACGAACTGTACCGGGGAATGAATGAACTGGGCGCACGCTATCATATGGATATGATTGGCGGGGACACAGTATCCTCCCGGCGCGACTTAATGGTGAGCATTACAGTGATCGGGGCAGTGGAAGAAAAGCAGCAGCTGCTCCGAAGCTCTGCAGAACCCGGTGATATTGTGTTTTTAACCGGCCCTGTCGGTATGTCGGCAGCCGGGCTTGAACTTCTGCTCGAACGGACAAAGGATGCGGCTTACTCTGAGCGGGAAAAAGCATTAATTGCCTATCACCAGCGCCCGGTGCCCCAGGTAGAGGCGGGGCGGCTGCTGGTGGAATACGGCGGCCGTACGGCTTTAAATGATATAAGTGACGGGCTGGCAAGCGAATGCTGTGAGATTGCAGAAGCAAGCGGTGTTTCGATAGAACTGGACTTTTCCGGGCTGCCGGTCCACGAAGCGATGGAGCAGCTGGAAATGCAAACAATGAAAAAGCATATGTTTTACGGTGGAGAAGATTTCGAGCTGGTCGGAACAGCACCTTCTTCCGTTTGGGAAGAACTCAGCAGCAAATTCCGGAAAGCCGGACTTGCGCTGTATGCGATCGGGAAGGTTTCAGCAGGGAACGGGGAGGCCTTCCTGCAGGAAAACGGCTCCCGTACCAGGCTGGAAAAATCCGGCTATAATCATTTTCGTTCATCATAA
- a CDS encoding biotin-dependent carboxyltransferase family protein, which produces MNKTPVCTVRKAGLFTTIQDTGRIGYQHLGVPTSGAMDMYALQMGNALCGNPLSAAGLELTLMGPALTFHEDTVIAVTGGNLQPQINNESIPMWATRKVYEGDELTFKGPAHGARAYLCMAGGLKVPVVLDSRSTYTKAGIGGMEGRELEGGDVLYRGTVYDGPCPIERRLPKASVPVYEKRQTLRVVAGPEFDTLTSEARMKLLREAYVVTQEADRMGIRLQGPEVSFHRTGDIISDGVAFGTIQLASDGQPMILMADRQTTGGYARVLNVISADLSKAAQLQPNASVVFEQVTLAEAQIAFRQLHRSLEDVYFAVNNKKWR; this is translated from the coding sequence AACAAAACGCCTGTCTGCACCGTGCGAAAAGCAGGACTCTTTACGACCATCCAGGATACAGGCCGGATCGGATATCAGCACCTCGGAGTGCCGACATCTGGGGCGATGGATATGTATGCACTTCAAATGGGGAACGCTCTCTGCGGTAATCCTCTGTCCGCAGCCGGGCTGGAGCTGACCTTAATGGGACCGGCCCTTACATTTCATGAAGATACGGTTATTGCGGTTACAGGCGGAAATTTGCAGCCGCAGATAAATAACGAATCGATTCCAATGTGGGCCACGAGAAAAGTTTATGAGGGTGACGAGCTGACCTTTAAAGGACCGGCACACGGAGCACGTGCCTACCTTTGCATGGCAGGAGGCCTGAAGGTGCCAGTGGTTTTAGACAGCCGTTCGACGTATACAAAAGCCGGCATAGGTGGAATGGAAGGCCGGGAGCTTGAAGGCGGTGACGTATTGTATCGGGGCACCGTGTATGACGGCCCATGCCCCATTGAACGCCGGCTCCCCAAAGCGAGTGTCCCGGTCTATGAAAAACGACAGACGCTCCGGGTGGTGGCCGGCCCGGAATTTGATACATTAACATCAGAAGCCCGGATGAAACTCCTTCGGGAAGCTTATGTGGTGACTCAGGAAGCTGACCGGATGGGTATCCGGCTTCAGGGACCGGAAGTGTCTTTTCATCGCACTGGCGATATTATATCGGATGGTGTGGCGTTTGGAACTATTCAACTGGCCTCAGACGGCCAGCCGATGATTTTGATGGCCGACCGGCAGACGACGGGAGGCTATGCCCGCGTGCTAAATGTCATCAGTGCTGATTTGTCGAAAGCTGCCCAATTACAGCCGAATGCCTCCGTGGTGTTTGAACAGGTGACGCTCGCGGAAGCGCAGATTGCTTTCAGGCAGCTGCATCGTTCGCTCGAAGACGTGTACTTTGCAGTAAATAATAAAAAATGGCGATAA